A single window of Cheilinus undulatus linkage group 12, ASM1832078v1, whole genome shotgun sequence DNA harbors:
- the LOC121519155 gene encoding uncharacterized protein LOC121519155 yields the protein MILMGHSLCLPTRATVHELFSVARDANVIPDISLDPVLTTFLSLDSSAALQHQYAFLQRSMSSGQQTAFSLSLTEKLGGSSRVTYGGVGVVALALSMLFDQVAQQVRAHGSTEGHLSAQRSQPKRIFGISSSSRIGGIIHSYLHLIPSIANNSEKMAETTELYDTWLKLEIIDHYERMTTKKRMSTVSMQQWLVGAAVHLHIRIHQVRLNSVPLGSAESLRRSYKTGLGRLVQGYTTYLRKNIQETPGPRKPGTRTASGLRQTTTLSVTNTTCSRNLLFNDSLDISADNETAPNTTADISCQRFTLNEDFGLNVTNRSNDTIVGVVNMETLNGSAEDFSMKGLLVIEPYRNVSHNVQHHPCESPVIQQALVMRIMKAQDLDRNRNFFLYPDKVFHSLLKQREDFEFKTD from the exons ATGATCCTGATGGGTCACAGTTTGTGCCTTCCTACTCGAGCCACAGTCCACGAGCTGTTCTCTGTGGCTAGAGATGCCAATGTCATCCCAGACATCTCCTTAGATCCTGTCCTCACCACTTTCCTCTCTCTGGACTCCTCGGCAGCTCTGCAGCATCAGTACGCCTTCTTACAGCGGAGCATGAGCAGCGGGCAGCAGACAGCTTTCAGCCTCAGCCTGACAGAGAAGCTGGGAGGCAGCAGCAGGGTCACGTATGGAGGAGTGGGGGTCGTTGCTCTGGCTCTGTCCATGCTGTTTGACCAGGTTGCCCAACAA GTCAGAGCCCATGGATCAACAGAGGGCCACTTGTCAGCTCAGAGATCCCAGCCTAAGAGGATTTTTGGCATCAGCAGTTCTTCACGAATCGGAGGGATTATCCACAGCTACCTCCATCTGATCCCCAGCATCGCCAACAACTCAGAAAAGATGGCTGAGACCACGGAGCTCTATGACACCTGGCTGAAACTTGAGATAATCGACCATTATGAGAGGATGACCACCAAGAAGAGGATGAGCACAGTGTCCATGCAGCAGTGGCTGGTGGGAGCTGCAGTCCATCTACACATAAGAATCCACCAG GTCCGTCTGAACTCTGTGCCATTGGGATCAGCTGAGTCACTGCGCCGCTCTTATAAGACTGGTCTGGGTCGCCTGGTTCAGGGTTACACAACCTATCTACGCAAAAACATCCAGGAGACTCCAGGACCAAGAAAACCCGGAACCAGGACAGCCTCTGGACTCAGACAAACAACCACACTCAGCGTCACAAACACAACCTGCTCAAGGAATCTCCTCTTTAATGATAGCTTGGATATCTCAGCTGATAATGAGACTGCACCCAACACAACTGCTGATATTAGCTGTCAAAGATTCACACTGAATGAAGACTTTGGACTTAATGTGACTAACAGAAGCAATGATACCATCGTAGGTGTGGTGAACATGGAGACGCTGAACGGTTCTGCTGAGGATTTCAGCATGAAGGGTCTGTTAGTAATCGAGCCTTACAGGAATGTGAGCCACAACGTGCAGCATCACCCATGTGAGTCTCCAGTCATACAGCAAGCTTTGGTGATGCGTATTATGAAGGCTCAGGACCTGGATAGGAACAGGAACTTCTTTCTTTATCCTGACAAAGTCTTTCACAGCCTGCTGAAGCAAAGGGAAGACTTTGAGTTTAAAACAGATTAG